Within Kiloniellales bacterium, the genomic segment ATAGACTTGACGATGATGCCGAAATCGAAGTCGCTCATCGTGTCACTTCGCCCCTAAGGAGATCATGCCTGGAATGGCGACCTTGCCTTCGAGAATGCGCATGACGGTCATGACGATGGCCGTCACCAGGATGTAGAGAAGCGTGGCGGCGGTGAAGGCCTCGAAACCCTGGAAGGTGTATTCCTCGATCTGGCGGGTTTGCGCCGTGAGCTCCAGAACGCCGATCGTTAGCGCGAGTGACGAGTTCTTGAATACGCCCAGGAAGTCGCTGGTCAGCGGCGGAATGATGATCCGGTAGCTCACCGGCA encodes:
- a CDS encoding amino acid ABC transporter permease, whose protein sequence is PVSYRIIIPPLTSDFLGVFKNSSLALTIGVLELTAQTRQIEEYTFQGFEAFTAATLLYILVTAIVMTVMRILEGKVAIPGMISLGAK